The DNA sequence ttgcaccagaagtgtcctgagagattcttggtgattgatcactttccatattatgtttcacctttttactgtgctagttttcaatcgctgattcatacatgaatcgATCACCataaattagctattggtggggctttcacagtcaacttgctacctcccttcctgccttgctggccctgcaaggcactgtggagcactacttgcctttttctgccattactcaattctttttcaagcactcctAAAGATCCCgtcgagtgcccctgggggtacatgtcccccaggttgggaaccactttacATGTATCCCagattgggaactactgttctacttgtatgttgtttacagtgcacttactccgacagtgtttacaaaaagattgtgaaggccagaatttaaaaagttatagaataaaaatgtatcttacgatcttttactatatttttaataaattagagcctgtacagttcttaggtaacaattattggtaggttatttttcaggatctcggctcaggtaaaatcagacaaaagtatagtcagacaaccccctaagtttaacccctgacattcaagggtcatagaaaattccatgattttggctcaaaaaaccTGCTGTCGACTTATgtgtgagattgacttatgggtgagtgtctgcggtatatATTTCTTTGGCCATTTTCATGATGGATGCTAGCTGCCTTGGGTAAGCAAGATGAAAAGGTGAGATGTGGAAAAACTACATCTTACTTTGAACTACATCTAAAATCTATTTTGCAAACTACAGATAAAAATGAAAGATTCTTACCAGGTGCTGTTCTGTAGGTCGCAGTTCTAGTCGGCAGCAGAGGTGCACACTTTGCAACAGGGCTGGGAGTGATCTGCATAGTTTGCCTCTGTCTTTTCAGTTCCTCTTCTCTTTCTTGGGCTGCTCGGATCTCTTCTTCTATCATGGACAAAGTCCTCTGCTTTTTTGACCTCAGTTTAAAAGGTCCCACTGTCACCTCAGCTTCTTGCATGGCCAGAATGGAAGCAGTGCTTCTCAGTTCAGCTGCTTCTGAATACTTGCTGAAATAGCTGACTTCTGGCTTGGTTTCTTCCACAGTGATTGGTTGGGTGGCATGAGCAACAAGAGATGGTGGTggatcctgcctttccctgagtaCTGAATCTTGAACTGCAGAAGTCTTTGGTGCTGTATCCCTTTTTTCTTGTACAGGAGAGGACACCTGAGGTGGCTGAAAAGTTGTATTGTGCTGTTTCTCAGAATGCAGTGTCTTATCCATCTCCTTTTGCTCTTTGACCTGGGGATTCTTTTTCTCTGCGGCTTCTTTTGCTTGCTTAGAGCTTATTTTGTCAGCCTGCTCAGCTATGGCTTGCTGAATGGCATTTTGAACCAGGAGACCAGCCTGGTATTCCAGCTGTTCATCGATGAGCAGAGAGTCAAGTAATGGTGAAGAGGGAGAATAAAAACCGTGGTCACTAAGTGACTTGGAAACACCCTCTCCTCGATACTCGGAAGGTGTGGTAGCCTGAGGGGTCTGGGGCAAAGAAAAATCTGTGAGTGAATTTTCCTGAAGGGCATTCATTGTCTCATTGGAGGTACCGCTGTCACTGATATTGTCCATGCTGAAGTCATTGGAAAGTGTTTCTAAAACCGTCGtatcctgagacctcacagacagTTCATCTAAACCAGAGTCCAGCTCCTCTGGAGGAGAAGAGACACTGACTGATCTTGAGAACTGATCTAGTATGCCCTGGTCATCATCCCTCACCACTGTAAAGACAGCCTTTGCACACATGAATTCACCATCATCTGGCCAGCCCTTTGTGGCCTGGCCAGGTTTTGGGGGATTGCTGTAAGGAGACATTCGAGCTGGGTCAACTGAGATGTTCTGAATTATAATATTGTCATCATCCGAGATGCAAGAGACCTTCTCCGCTTTTACAATAGTTACGTCATTATTGCCAACCTGCAATATTTGTTCACATGCAGATGCAGGTTTTGCATTTGAGAAAGTACGCCGATCCATTTGGGATGGGCCAATTGGTTTGTAGAAGGGTTGGATTGTGAACATTTTGGGGGTCCCTGACCTCTTGGATGCAGCTGAATTGCTCGGTGGACCTGAATTTTCCATTAACTGAAACTGCTTCCGGGCAGCTGAAAAATCTATTTGCTCTGTGACAATATCAACCTTTTTAACGCCAGGTGGATCAGGTGGCGTAAAAGAATATGAGACATGCTTCACAGGCATGgatggctgctgttgctgcttttctttgcGTTCTTTATATTTCTTGTGGGATTCCAGGGGCTCTTCCTCTAGTTGCTCTTCCAGTGACTTCTCCTGGGGTGGATTCCACCACTTTGCTGCGATGCCAGGGTTCTTTTTGACAGCCTGGCTTCTGATGAGTTCCCGTCTCTCTTTTTCCAGCTCTATCATTTCCTCAGAGGGCCTCACTTTTCGCACTCTGTAATTCTCTTTTGCTTCATCTTCCTCAAACAGCTTGGATGGCTTTTTGTCTTCATGAAATGCTCTAAGCTCAAACTTTGCTTCTTTCTTAAGGGTGGTTAATGTTGTCTCTCCATCCTTGGAAGACCTTGAACTTGTGGAAGAGCTTGGACTCACTAGCACTTTCAGACTGTCACAGTGTTCCTCTTGCAGGTCTGCAGAATGGCCATTTGGTTTCAGTTTCTCAGATACTACATTTATGCCACTGTTTATAACTAGAGGTGCTTGTCCACCAACCACAATGACCTCCCTGTCATGTTGGGGTGCTGCTGAATCATCAGTAACGTGAATAGATGGCCCAGAGCCACTCACAATAATGGATGCGCTTGGCTCAGGGGAGGAGGAAGTCATCCCGTTAAAGGGGTTATCGGTAGCAGAATCACAGCAGTTTGCTTCTAGCACCTCATCCAGATATCTGATCTCTTTAGCAACCTCACTGTCCAGGGATTCATGCCTATCTTTAAGTCCATTGTGACTGGCAGCAGGGGAAAATAAATGAGTTTGATTGTCCACTGCATGAGCTGAAGTCCCCATAGTGACACCCTTATGTTCTGGGACAAGGGCTTCAATTTCCATCTTCTCTACTGTATGCACGCTAGCAGGCTCCAGGAAATTGGCACAATATCGGTCTCTCTCTTTTCTCAACCTGATGTCATCCTCAGAGATTCTAGATGATTTCTACAAAAGAAAtagaagggggggaagtgattATGAAGTTCTATGAAAGTAGATtctctttcatgcagaaagccAAGAGCAAAAAGGAGTAAACATCATCTGGAATGCAAACTCatcttgaaaaagaaaaggaacactTCTTTCAGATGACATATTCAAAGTCTTCCAATAATAGGAAAGCTTCATTTGCACTCCAGTAAAATAACCATTTTAAATATCTCCCACCTGTACAAATTGTTTGTATATGCTAATTGTTATTTAAAACTTCTTACAATTTTATCACTGAGCTCAAAAGGCCTTGAATGATTTTGTTTAAGAACCCTATAGTACCATTCATCAATTTTTTATTAGAGCATttcaaagtttgtttttttaaaacatgatgAATTAAAATATAATATTGGCATAGCTGAGAAGCAGATGATGTACTGTAGTttgtctcattaaaaaaaataaagtgcacTGAGGAGAGAAGATTTATAATTATCACCTTGTGTTATTAGAAGCGGTGTTGCTAAACTCTTGTATTATGATGTTGATAAGAGTAAGGTTAAGTGCCAAAGACCTACaggcataccttgactttcatcactttggtCTTTCAACCGCTTTCAATTATAActatatttcaaatttcatccacaacctttcctctttcatccagtttcatccaaccttccacaatgttcatcaacattcttatgcttatttttcttttctttttgtttattaAGGTTTCACATGGATTTGTATGTGTTATTTTGTTATTTACATTTTCCATTGGCCAAAattaatttgcaagctaaataaggcatTGCTTTAACATTCATCCATGGTCTGGtgcctaaccagatgaaagtgcatgGTATGCCTGTATTTCAGGCATAGGCAAGTCTGGAGCACATCTAGTAGGACTGAACACTACCCCTGCTTTCAAAAGCAGGATGCATAGCATGGAGACCTACTGTTCACAAATGCTAGTGGAAAGCCTCTTTGGATATACAGAAGTTGTGAAAATTTATAAAAAAATAATGTTATCAATTTATTTCCAAAACAACACCTGGAGAGAAAGGTCTTTGACTACTTTGATTCTTTACTTTAAAACCAAGGGTCTAGTCCTCATGAAATCCCAGAAATGTTTGCAGAAATCCCAGCAGTAATTGCTGCTGATAAGGGGGCTCTCTCTGAGGTTTTGCCCTTTTCAGGGCAGGATAGATCCTGGTGTGGTCATACTGTTATTCCCACCATGACTTTCACAGGGAACTTTTCCCcaacattttctgcacttctattCTTCAACCAAGGAGGCAGGGCTCTCCCAAACGGAAGTCccttttgaaagagagagagaggaaaaaaagactcCTCTCCCTGTTTCTAAGGTTTTCCCAGGACCAACAAAAGTTCATTTTAGGAAGACTGGTCTAAAAGCAACCATCTAAGTACAATTCATTTGTGTCCAGTGGAAGCAGGCCAAGCATGCCTttgtctccccctctcccccccccacactctaCAACTTCTGGAGGGTGCGACAACAGCAAGAATGGAGACTTCTCATCTCCATCAAGGGAACAAGGCCTAAGGGAGGACTGTGTCGTCAACACCTTTCATGCACCCTGATTTCTTATATGTGTGGGAAAAACAAGTCCCACAACTATTCTGCATATTGGGGTGCATGTGTTAGCATGCATGACCCCTTACCCTACCTGGCACCCTCCTTGTGTGTCTCCAGGACCCCTCTATTTCTAGACCCTGCAGTAGCACATTCTGGACTCAAATATTTTCATTCCCATCTTTTTCAGCAGTAGAGTATTTTGTACCTCTTGTTAAGTTCTGTTGTTTACCAAAGTTAAATTCCCCtgagaggacccccccccccaacatccaaAAATTTCATGGAACACCTTCTTCAAGTAATCTGTAGAAGATAATATGGCTGGAAATGTCTTAATAGAGATTAACAGAAAACCCACATCGATGGTCACCTCCACACACGAGGCCATGGCAAGCCAAGAGGACCACCTTCAGAGCTTGAGGTGGGCAGGGGGTGAAATGGCACCCCCTCaaaaaatcacaattttaaaaaaaatattgccaGGGAAAATCTTTGTCCTGAGATGCTCCAGTCCAAGCATTTACATATAAATAAAATCCCACCGAACCACTCATTGAACAAATTCTGTACACCAGAATGAGCAATATTCTCCCTGGTGACTGGTGTATTGCTGTAAGGAAAATTATGGGCATGGCCCAGCTCCACTTGCCTGCCACCCAGGATGACCAACCACAGCTGGGCTAGCACACCTCCTGGTCTGATGATTGCAGCAGTGGTTGTGAGCTTGCAAGacttttttattctgtttttttatACTGCTTTGTTAGAGGCCTAAGAAAAGCTTCAGGCCATTTCAAAAAATCCCTTGACTGAACCTTCAAAAACTCTGTCAAGTACTCTGAAAAATTTGACAAAGCAGCCTCCATTTCAGTGTCTCCAGAGGGTTATACCCTAAGATAACTTTGCTCCTGCAGAAGGGGACTTTGCAGTTTCCTCCCACAAAGGAGTCCTTCTGCAGGACAAAGCAAACCCATAGGATACAACCGTACTCAGGATACCACAAATAGCTGCTTCCCTGGTCACCTGCAACAAGGAACAATTTTCTCCAGGCAATCAAGTAGGGAAAatttactaattttttaaaaatcaatgaagGAAAAGAGAGGAGCAGCATCACGGTGGCAGTTCCTACTAGTGACACATGCACATTCATTAGAACATCTCTGCGCATATGCACATTATTTTACCTCCAATAAACATCTGAAAAGACCTAAGTGATTGGAAACTATCTCCTTTTCAAACTCCAGTAAGAAAAGGGATGACTGGAGCAGTACCAAAAGCATTCCAGTACAACTGAGAAACAGGATAAGAATTACAGTTTTAGTGTAAAAATTTAGATCATGCTACAGCTCCTTTTTTCACTCCTCAGGGGATTTGGCATGGCTAAAGGATTCAAGGTTTCAAAATTAAAGTTACAAGTTAAGACTGCTCACCACAGTGCTGATTCCACAATGGCTTCTTTATTGAACTGAAACTTCTGTGGTTGCTATTAATAAATTGGCAAAAGGTCTGAAAATAAAACCTCATTTCTTTCAGTCCCACCTTCAGAGAAAGGAACGATTGATTCTAAAATCAGAAAGGCCTTAGCTCCTATCTGGGTTGAAAACACTTTAACACATTCAGAAATCAGGGtctattttaaaatgtaatgaaATTTACTGAAAGGTGAAACAAAGAAATGCATCAATAACTGCAAAACTCTCACACACATTTAATAGACTCTACTTGTAGTTTTAAAATATCACAGACTGGTTGCAAAAAATGAGTAGGAAGAATTAGCCAAATTTAAGAAAACGTCTTGCAACTTCCCACTGATTTTAATAAGCAGAGATCAGCTCATGCTTAGATTTTTCCAACTGAACTCAGTGTTCTTAATTTGGCTACAGCTGACCCCAGAAATGCCAATATGCACGGATTATCAACCTCTGTTGGGTTTTGCATCTAAAAACTTCAGCTGCACACGATTTACAATCTCTTGTGGTACCCTTTGATGAAATAACAGATTTTCATGATTTCTGATCATTTCATTGTTAGATTCACCATTGTGCTagcaaaatttattttaaaattatcaaTAGCACCTTTCCAATTGAGCCATAAAAGGTATAGCACAGTGCAGCAGTTCCCTAACTGTGAGTCAGGGACCCaacagtgggtcgtgacccaatttttggtggttcatgaaactgccagggcagattaggctatgttaatcaagggttaaacaagctgctactttggAAGGGGAGCACTACTGctcaatcactattatagccacaaccccttggtatttataaatcaggcagcagtctctaagACACCTAATTTCAATCCCTGTGCCGTAACACACTGGTGTATCacgaatgatccacaggtgtgccgtggagtTAGGgaaagggttatttattagtagtgcTATTGAGGGAGGGGGTGTGAGCTcctcactagcagcatggtgtgccttgtcaattgtccaaaatctggtgtgccttgacaattttagtgccttttcaagtgtgccatgagatgaaaaaggttgaaaaaaatcacagctctaaggcctctgaaaagtttccgAATCATTGGTATAGTGGTtaaagagactgaactgcaaattaggacttccctggttttaatttcacctctgccatgaacttactggGTGGCTAAGCCTCAAGTTTCTAGCTGCAATACTGAGCTAATCATACTCAGTGGGGTCGTTAAagagtgtgggccacactgggtgacaccattactggccaaaatttttaaaatcttggtattttgaataataccatcatgttatatatcattcaatgcgtaattttatgcagaatgcaacaaaacaaactgtgtttaaatatctctatcctatcaaatgttatagccaaaaacccagcaggggcggGATGATCGTGCAACACCATGCCCACTGCTCAGgttattgccctgcccactacatggaagttggttcatcatgggggtgatatgcTGACCTCCCGCactgagtgacacaaaccctagtgacacaacTGATCATACTTACCTTTCAGGGTTGCTATAAAGTTAACATCAACATAATACATAGGAAGCACCTGCACATGCTATACACCAATATTAAAGTGTTCATGGCTCAGTCCAAACCCATGCTGTTCCAAACATTAAGCTTATTGCACATGTAAAAGTAGACTCAGATTCAGATGTTTTTTCTGGCTTTCTGAGTGGCACAGTCTCATATTGCGTTTTAATAAATGGTCAGAAGTTATAGTCAACAACCTCCCCATGTAGTTACAGTTGTCTAAGTGGCTACAGTGTGGTTCCCAATAGTCAGAATctatccccctttttttttttttactgcttcaaCATATTTATCACAGATGAACACTGAAAAGTTATCATGTTTCCAAAAAAGTGTTCATTTTCCTAATGGAGATACCAGTCTACAAAAGGGAAGATGCAAGATTTTATTCTCCTTCAAGATCCTTTGGCTAAAGAGGACTGAGACTGGTTTCAAAGTCCTTTATCTGGATATGTTGTACTAACAGAAAAACATGCTTCCGTTTAAAAATTCACAGTCATGACATGTTTGCAGAGCTTTCAATGATAGGTCCAAGTATCAGCTTAGACTCCAGTAAGGTTATCAGAATGTTTATTTAGACCCAAATCTCTCACCAGGTTAGAAAAGTGATCAAGAACAGATGCTGCTAGCTGAAAAGAATGGCTTCCTCAGGGATTGGGCACAATCATTCACTGCAGCAAAGGGAATAATATCCTGAATTGTAACTCACTACTTCCCTGAGCAGCAACAGTGATGGATACCCTTTGTCTGTTAACTATTGTCTGGCCAACAGGATAATTTCTTAAGGCTATTATGCAGGTTCATTTTCCCCACAATGATTATCATGAATGACTTCATTGAAAGCTTACATAGGAGCCACAGTGATTGACGCCTGCCAGAGATCCACAAACAGCCAGAACCCAAGATCCAAGTTCATAAGTCTGCTGGGGAATCCAGTTCCGTGAACTGTTCATTCAATTCAATGTGTGCGTGCACACATGTACACAATCATAGAGAACTTGCAAATGGTACCCCATGTAACAGAGAAAGCAGCTGAAGAGTTAGCTATGGTTAACCAGGGTTCTGCCTTCACCATAATTCCAAAATCACTTCAAACTCTAGCTAAGGGGATAGCTCCACTCAGTGTTACATCAGGCAGGCATAACAATAAACCATGGTTAAGGCCAGGAAAGGAAGGCAACATACACTAGGGAGGAGAGAAAAATGAATGTTACTTAAAAGATTAAGTTTGGgctgccaactttccagtgctaatgcagttgtgccaatggggcacacactgcattctggggggggggcagtcaaggagctTCATCAAGTAAGTGAACATGTGTcaccttacctcaggactgcattgcaactgTATGAGCACTGAAAGGTTGCTTAGGATTAGGATGGGAGACCGTTGTGTTTTCACTGTTTCATTTTCAGAGAGCACCAAAGCAGCATACTATATTCATCTCTCATTCTTTCAAACTATATTAAAAGGACATGTTAAACATATGTGGCATGGGTGGGAAACTTTTCTAAGACACCAGCAACTTGAACAAGAGactctggcaggaagtgtcttcTTCTTTGAGCGATCACAGCAGCTcctaggcatgggggggggggattggtctGCTTTCTGTTGCACTACAGCACCATATACATAATGGCTGGAACGGATTCTGTGGCTCTTCAGCCCAAATGACCTGAGAAACCAATGAGACTTGGTTGACTCCATATAACAGTTGCTTCAGGCTTGGTTCCCAAGTCTAAGCAATCTCATTCATCAGAGCAGCAGTACAGGTGGGCAGTGCTCCAGGTGCATAAACTTGTACTTTATTACTGGGTTAAGTGATTGAAGATGGGtaagtggtagagcacatgctttacatgaaagagatcctaggttcaatccctggcttcaCCAGATAAGGCAGATAGAAATTTCtatccatctgaaaccctggagagtctcCACCactcctgagctagatggaccaatggataGGAGGTTGCTTCCTACGTTCACATCAGCTGCATTTGGCCTTTCTGATCCTCATCAACCCAATGTAACACATGAACCTAGTTTTCTTGACCACAGTTGGTGCTTCTTTGCCTTCCAAGTTTGTCCACGCTGAAGCTATACCATCGTAGATGCAGCCTGCCTCAGAGGTATCAATAGGGTTCCTATCTCTCCCTACTGCCTCCTAAGCCTCTTATTCACCATACGGAGGTGGGGGATACATGTTTgcaaacagctcaatcctgagcttctcagtgcctggggctgcagcagcaccaaaatggttactgctgcatccaaaggggctgggaagcactgccagGGCTACTCGGAGTAAGGGAACTTACACTCCCTTACCCTGTATAGCCCTAGGCAGTCCCGATGGGTCTCCTTTGATCTGCACCccctattgagtgggcacagatttgagaagaccCGTTTTGGGTCTCCCAGGCTGGAAGAGGGGTCAGGCTATGgcggcagggcctgctgccatatCTATCCTACTcccacccagctccctccccttccataccttccttcttccccagaacacccctcccccacccagacttTCCTGTCTGCTGCCCTGCACTTGctcagagctccaggcagcagtccAGGCCAACCAGCACTGAGTCTGCTCTAGCACTGGACCAGCTGAgactgtcacaggcatgccttacagcccaaaGAAGTGGAGaggcttatatatatatatatatatatatatatatatatatatatatatatatataaaagggaAAATAGGCCTATTTTATTCACAGAGTAAAAGCCATCTGCACTATTACCAATGTCTCAGTAGAAGATGAACtattaaaagaaaacagatgtCAGTGTCCAAACTTGTTTATTTCTTTGACTGCTCTCATTTGCCTGTTAAAATCTGATGCTGTACAGTTATTTCACAATGTCTGAGTACTGCACCCAGAGCAAAGAGATCAAGAGTTTTACTACCTGTTATATAACAGGATTAGCAAGAGTTCATGCTAATCATATCCTCACTACATAATTATGTCATCGACatccaactttttaaaatcaggatAAACAATTATGGCATTACACAATTGCTGAAGTTCACACACATTATTGGCACTCTTCTTGTCATTAAAAGTGTTTACTTATCAAAAAGTACataaggctattgaaaaaaattGCCAAAGAACCTCTGAGCAACAAAAGATTACACAGATACAGAAAAATAAAGCTACTGGtttgggaaggggaagaaatggaaaaagtcctctgaataaagaaaatatattttaaaaatgaaatgtggGCACAATCCAATGAGAGCGAGACACACATGCATGTCATTTATTTTGAAGGGAGAGCTTGGTTACTTAAATTAAAATCAATTTAATTACTTCATTAAAATCAAGAGGAAATCACATTGCTCAACTTTGTCTGGTTTTTGCCCCGTGTAAATGTTTCATGTTATTTGAAGATCAAGCTCAGTTTAAACTTTCCCCAGATAAAAGTGATAGTATCTCTTTTTAACAATGCCAGAATGCAGTCTTCAGCATATAAGACCCATTCACatgaatagaacttacttctgcataaacagtTAAAAGAATTCAGCTGCAACATTTTTAAAGAAGCTACTGAATACAACCAGCTATCAGTATAATGTAAATGAACTTTATTTTTCAGCATGAAAAAGATACATAAAATAGGAGAGAAAAAGCACATGCAAAAATTAATCAGTGGATTCCTAGgtgacaatcctatgcacactttcctgggagcaaaccccattgtacataatgggatttacttttgagtagacccgcttaggaTCGGGTTGCAAATATCTGGCAATTTATCTCCTAGCAATTCTGTTTCACATTGTAGACTAGAATCAAAAGCATCATGATTCTGAAATTCCTGTCaaactcacctggaagtaagctccatttaactcagtgggacttatctcCATGTAAACATGCAGAGTAGAAATGGTTTGTAAAACTAGGAATAATAGAATGGCAATGTGGGTGTTCATGTACACAAGTTGTAATGGAAATCTGGAAGGATCAAATAAACCATCTTTTAGAACAGGGCTCGATTCATTTACAGTTCAGACGtatgatttactcagaagttagttcagagcttactcccaggttcaCATGCATAGAATAtgcatagggcaggaggtctggtctagagtctagaccaggggtgtccaaagtttttagcaggagggccacatcatctttctgacactgtgttgggggctggggaagaaaataattaatttacatttaaaatttgaataaaattacataagtttacataaatgaatatactaaagatgaacttatgtaaATCAATGAAGggtttgcaatagctcaaggactataaaaggccttgcacaaagcaaggctggcctttcctttgctgccactactgcatcacagatgtgaaacagcaagcagtggagaaagccctcatcccacagctcacgcaagaggttgaacagtcgtcctcacagtgagagcagttgcattagaccagtgtgggctccagctagtctccagagggccagaggctcattggagactgggtgtcCCTGACGGCtgcactgggagtcctcaaggggcacaagtggccccagggccggggtttgggcacccctggtctagacagtaGAGCCGCTGTTAAGCCCAAGGATTTAAcacctgaaggttgccagttcaataTCAACAGAAACCTCTGTGAGCAGTGAGACCTTGAGAGCCAAGCTGAGCCCTTTTGGGTAGGAGCTGGCTCTatctgtgagagg is a window from the Tiliqua scincoides isolate rTilSci1 chromosome 2, rTilSci1.hap2, whole genome shotgun sequence genome containing:
- the PALM2AKAP2 gene encoding PALM2-AKAP2 fusion protein isoform X5 — translated: MAEAELHKKRLQAIAEKRKRQTEIEGKRQQLEDQILQLQHFKSKALREKWLLQGMPVSSPAEEEARKRQSEEDELKVKKLEGNIHRLEQEIGKLESEESQISAKERIILEKLKETEKSFEDLQKSFSHQDGDAVNYIYSQIPELQTLYSQTTEPVPGKDGISRVTALYSMEINVEKDKQTGETKILSASPISPEAAHQRGIKVYDDGTKVVYEMHSGGTVVENGVHKLSSKDVDELIQKAGQSSKRGGTLSERNTIADGNLSHTNEQMLFKEAKLEMVHKAGKRHSENAQKQAKLSGGEVPEANADHPVTMIFMGYQNIDDEDETKKVLGYDETIKAELVLIDEDDEKSLREKTVTDVSTMDGNAAELVSGRPLSDTTEPSSPEGKEESLPMEKVPEAKGFIAWPQNLSEEEVMAVKSSRISEDDIRLRKERDRYCANFLEPASVHTVEKMEIEALVPEHKGVTMGTSAHAVDNQTHLFSPAASHNGLKDRHESLDSEVAKEIRYLDEVLEANCCDSATDNPFNGMTSSSPEPSASIIVSGSGPSIHVTDDSAAPQHDREVIVVGGQAPLVINSGINVVSEKLKPNGHSADLQEEHCDSLKVLVSPSSSTSSRSSKDGETTLTTLKKEAKFELRAFHEDKKPSKLFEEDEAKENYRVRKVRPSEEMIELEKERRELIRSQAVKKNPGIAAKWWNPPQEKSLEEQLEEEPLESHKKYKERKEKQQQQPSMPVKHVSYSFTPPDPPGVKKVDIVTEQIDFSAARKQFQLMENSGPPSNSAASKRSGTPKMFTIQPFYKPIGPSQMDRRTFSNAKPASACEQILQVGNNDVTIVKAEKVSCISDDDNIIIQNISVDPARMSPYSNPPKPGQATKGWPDDGEFMCAKAVFTVVRDDDQGILDQFSRSVSVSSPPEELDSGLDELSVRSQDTTVLETLSNDFSMDNISDSGTSNETMNALQENSLTDFSLPQTPQATTPSEYRGEGVSKSLSDHGFYSPSSPLLDSLLIDEQLEYQAGLLVQNAIQQAIAEQADKISSKQAKEAAEKKNPQVKEQKEMDKTLHSEKQHNTTFQPPQVSSPVQEKRDTAPKTSAVQDSVLRERQDPPPSLVAHATQPITVEETKPEVSYFSKYSEAAELRSTASILAMQEAEVTVGPFKLRSKKQRTLSMIEEEIRAAQEREEELKRQRQTMQITPSPVAKCAPLLPTRTATYRTAPGP
- the PALM2AKAP2 gene encoding PALM2-AKAP2 fusion protein isoform X4, with translation MAEAELHKKRLQAIAEKRKRQTEIEGKRQQLEDQILQLQHFKSKALREKWLLQGMPVSSPAEEEARKRQSEEDELKVKKLEGNIHRLEQEIGKLESEESQISAKERIILEKLKETEKSFEDLQKSFSHQDGDAVNYIYSQIPELQTLYSQTTEPVPGKDGISRVTALYSMEINVEKDKQTGETKILSASPISPEAAHQRGIKVYDDGTKVVYEMHSGGTVVENGVHKLSSKDVDELIQKAGQSSKRGGTLSERNTIADGNLSHTNEQMLFKEAKLEMVHKAGKRHSENAQKQAKLSGGEVPEANADHPVTMIFMGYQNIDDEDETKKVLGYDETIKAELVLIDEDDEKSLREKTVTDVSTMDGNAAELVSGRPLSDTTEPSSPEGKEESLPMEKVPEAKGFIAWPQNLSEEEVMAVKSSRISEDDIRLRKERDRYCANFLEPASVHTVEKMEIEALVPEHKGVTMGTSAHAVDNQTHLFSPAASHNGLKDRHESLDSEVAKEIRYLDEVLEANCCDSATDNPFNGMTSSSPEPSASIIVSGSGPSIHVTDDSAAPQHDREVIVVGGQAPLVINSGINVVSEKLKPNGHSADLQEEHCDSLKVLVSPSSSTSSRSSKDGETTLTTLKKEAKFELRAFHEDKKPSKLFEEDEAKENYRVRKVRPSEEMIELEKERRELIRSQAVKKNPGIAAKWWNPPQEKSLEEQLEEEPLESHKKYKERKEKQQQQPSMPVKHVSYSFTPPDPPGVKKVDIVTEQIDFSAARKQFQLMENSGPPSNSAASKRSGTPKMFTIQPFYKPIGPSQMDRRTFSNAKPASACEQILQVGNNDVTIVKAEKVSCISDDDNIIIQNISVDPARMSPYSNPPKPGQATKGWPDDGEFMCAKAVFTVVRDDDQGILDQFSRSVSVSSPPEELDSGLDELSVRSQDTTVLETLSNDFSMDNISDSGTSNETMNALQENSLTDFSLPQTPQATTPSEYRGEGVSKSLSDHGFYSPSSPLLDSLLIDEQLEYQAGLLVQNAIQQAIAEQADKISSKQAKEAAEKKNPQVKEQKEMDKTLHSEKQHNTTFQPPQVSSPVQEKRDTAPKTSAVQDSVLRERQDPPPSLVAHATQPITVEETKPEVSYFSKYSEAAELRSTASILAMQEAEVTVGPFKLRSKKQRTLSMIEEEIRAAQEREEELKRQRQTMQITPSPVAKCAPLLPTRTATYRTAPVYL